A window of the Mesotoga prima MesG1.Ag.4.2 genome harbors these coding sequences:
- the polA gene encoding DNA polymerase I — protein MPGKLYLFDGTAIFYRGYYGIDVTLTNSKGEPTNALFGTARMLSKFTRERMKNGDYAIFAFDRKELTKRHVAYESYKATREAMPDALVAQLKDVPELVEAFGIKFLSIAGIEADDIVATAAKKYRDKVDEVLVITGDKDLLQLVDDKVHILRFVTGLTDLDLYDREKVLSRYELEPERLHALLSLAGDSSDNIPGVPGIGIKTAQKLLKEYGDIEGIYANIRKLSPGLRKKLIDGRSSLELSMELVKLLDNEDLNIELDDIKYEGFRKNDLRKIFLKLEFSSMMNEFNLTDKADDSFAEIDGYRLVKSENELERLFEKLVSNPIFAIDLETSSLDPHCAKIVGVSISIDEGSGYYIPIAHESDGWQADRDYVLKNLKKLLEDRSTKIIGQNLKFDYSVLAVNGIHPVVPDFDTMLAAYLLSPDAKRFNLDELAMKFLGYKTIKFEDLMKKNQLGDDFTKVPLEEAARYSVEDADISLRLSSVLRKKIYEQELEEIFRKVELALIPVLADLELNGVYFDVPSLKNLSEKYGKILDKILEELFDLTGEQFNPNSPSQVGKVLFERLGLTPSKKTKGGSYSTSADALEEIADEHPAVQKLLDYRKYQKLKSTYLDSLPELVNKVTGRIHTSYHQTGTGTGRLSSSNPNMQNLPIRDEEGKEIRKCVIPQKKGWKIVSADYSQIELRILAHLSQDKQLLDAFKNDKDVHSLTASNLYGIKESEVSEEQRRIGKMINFSIIYGISSYGLASRLRIPTNVAEEMISNYFKAFPEVRAFIRDTISEAKEKCFVRTMFGRKREIPQFKTKNRNVIQEGERIAINTPIQGTAADIMKMAMIKIYNLLKEKEMESFAILQVHDEMVYEAPEKEIEKLKEILKEGMSEVVELSVPLDIEISVGDYWC, from the coding sequence ATGCCCGGGAAACTTTATCTCTTTGATGGAACTGCAATCTTCTACCGTGGTTACTACGGGATAGATGTAACTCTTACAAACTCCAAAGGTGAACCAACTAACGCTCTCTTTGGAACGGCGAGGATGTTGTCGAAATTCACTCGAGAGAGAATGAAGAATGGAGACTATGCTATCTTCGCTTTTGACCGCAAAGAATTGACGAAGCGTCATGTGGCTTACGAATCATACAAGGCAACTCGGGAAGCTATGCCAGATGCCCTTGTCGCACAACTTAAGGACGTACCGGAACTTGTCGAGGCCTTCGGCATAAAGTTTCTTTCGATAGCCGGAATCGAAGCCGACGATATCGTCGCAACGGCTGCGAAGAAGTACCGTGATAAAGTAGACGAAGTACTTGTAATAACTGGCGATAAGGACCTTCTTCAGCTGGTGGACGACAAGGTTCACATATTGCGATTCGTTACGGGTCTTACGGATCTCGATCTCTACGACAGAGAGAAGGTCTTGTCCAGGTATGAACTGGAACCGGAAAGGCTCCATGCTCTTCTATCTCTCGCAGGGGATTCGTCGGATAACATACCCGGTGTTCCAGGAATCGGAATAAAGACCGCCCAGAAGCTTCTCAAAGAATACGGTGACATCGAAGGAATCTATGCAAACATCAGGAAACTCAGCCCTGGACTGAGAAAGAAGTTGATAGACGGCAGAAGCTCGCTTGAACTTTCGATGGAGCTTGTAAAGCTACTTGACAATGAGGATCTGAACATAGAGCTCGACGACATAAAGTATGAGGGTTTCAGAAAGAACGATTTGCGAAAGATCTTCCTAAAACTCGAATTCTCATCTATGATGAATGAATTCAACCTAACCGATAAGGCCGATGATTCTTTTGCAGAGATAGATGGATACAGACTAGTCAAGAGCGAAAATGAACTCGAGAGGCTTTTCGAGAAACTGGTTTCCAACCCAATATTTGCAATAGATCTTGAGACTTCCTCTCTCGATCCTCATTGCGCGAAGATCGTAGGAGTCTCGATTTCCATCGATGAGGGGTCCGGTTACTACATTCCGATTGCACACGAGTCTGACGGGTGGCAGGCAGACCGAGACTATGTCCTGAAAAATCTTAAGAAGCTTCTTGAAGATAGATCGACTAAGATAATCGGGCAGAATTTGAAATTCGATTATTCTGTCTTAGCAGTCAACGGTATCCATCCAGTTGTTCCCGACTTTGACACGATGCTGGCTGCTTATCTCCTTTCTCCAGATGCAAAGAGGTTCAATCTCGATGAGCTAGCGATGAAATTCCTCGGGTACAAAACGATAAAATTCGAGGATCTAATGAAGAAAAATCAACTGGGCGATGATTTCACCAAGGTACCTCTGGAAGAGGCTGCACGCTATTCGGTGGAGGACGCGGATATTTCGCTCAGGCTTTCTTCGGTTCTTAGAAAAAAGATATATGAACAGGAACTTGAAGAGATATTTAGAAAGGTCGAACTGGCACTAATTCCGGTGCTTGCCGACCTCGAACTAAATGGTGTTTACTTCGACGTTCCTTCGCTCAAAAACCTTTCAGAGAAGTACGGAAAGATTCTCGATAAAATCCTCGAGGAGTTGTTTGACCTTACGGGAGAGCAGTTCAATCCCAACTCCCCTTCACAGGTTGGGAAGGTTCTCTTTGAAAGACTTGGCCTCACACCTTCAAAAAAAACGAAGGGTGGCTCCTACTCGACGAGCGCCGACGCTTTGGAAGAAATCGCAGATGAACATCCTGCGGTGCAGAAGCTCCTCGATTATAGGAAGTACCAGAAGCTGAAATCGACTTACCTGGACTCGCTTCCCGAACTCGTCAACAAAGTGACAGGAAGAATTCACACCAGCTATCACCAGACGGGAACGGGGACGGGAAGACTGTCAAGCAGCAACCCAAATATGCAGAATCTACCCATTAGGGACGAAGAGGGAAAAGAAATCAGGAAATGCGTCATTCCTCAGAAGAAGGGCTGGAAGATTGTGAGCGCAGATTACTCCCAGATCGAACTTAGGATTCTCGCACACCTAAGCCAGGACAAGCAGCTTCTTGACGCTTTTAAAAACGACAAAGATGTACACAGTTTAACGGCATCAAATCTTTACGGAATTAAAGAAAGCGAAGTAAGTGAAGAGCAGAGAAGAATAGGGAAGATGATAAACTTCTCTATAATATACGGAATCTCTTCCTACGGACTGGCAAGCAGACTAAGGATTCCCACAAATGTTGCCGAAGAGATGATTTCGAATTATTTCAAAGCCTTTCCTGAGGTAAGGGCCTTCATTAGGGACACAATTTCTGAGGCCAAAGAAAAGTGCTTTGTGAGGACGATGTTTGGCAGAAAGCGGGAGATCCCTCAGTTTAAGACTAAGAATAGAAACGTAATCCAGGAAGGCGAGAGAATAGCTATCAATACGCCCATTCAGGGAACGGCTGCTGACATAATGAAGATGGCCATGATAAAGATCTATAACCTGCTGAAAGAAAAAGAAATGGAAAGCTTTGCTATTCTCCAGGTACACGATGAAATGGTCTATGAAGCTCCAGAGAAGGAGATTGAAAAGCTGAAAGAGATTCTTAAGGAGGGAATGTCTGAGGTTGTAGAACTGAGCGTTCCCCTGGATATTGAAATCTCTGTAGGTGATTACTGGTGCTGA
- a CDS encoding carboxymuconolactone decarboxylase family protein yields the protein MGRLEDFRSFRERMNKRIIETGNIDTKRFFSLDGAVYEDGALDSKTKELMGLVASAVLRCDDCIAYHIIQCKATGSSREEIMEALNVALIVGGSIVIPHFRRAVELLDELEAE from the coding sequence ATGGGAAGACTTGAAGATTTCAGAAGTTTTCGAGAAAGGATGAACAAGAGAATCATTGAAACTGGTAACATAGATACGAAGCGTTTCTTCTCGCTGGACGGTGCTGTATACGAGGATGGTGCACTGGATTCGAAAACTAAAGAGTTGATGGGCCTTGTGGCTTCGGCCGTTCTCAGGTGTGACGATTGTATTGCTTATCACATAATTCAATGCAAGGCAACAGGATCCAGTAGAGAAGAGATAATGGAAGCGCTCAACGTAGCTTTGATAGTCGGGGGTTCGATAGTTATTCCTCACTTCAGGAGGGCCGTTGAGCTTCTCGACGAATTGGAGGCAGAGTAA
- a CDS encoding TatD family hydrolase, whose translation MVTSFMSEPTPDFSSLKLVDTHAHISFPQFDSDRDRVIRQIEDEEVSLLVEIGTNVDDSERAFRTVEGLRNAFFSAGVHPHDSSGLDKEGLIKLETLLLNDKGVAVGEIGLDFFRNLSPVEDQVRAFKEQLELAARLDLPVVVHVREAYSEAYEILKEFGHFKGVIHAFSADLEHARKFVQMGFFLGIGGPLTYKKNEGLREVVRQISLDRLVCETDCPYLPPVPFRGKRNEPYYVGYVIKEIANQKGISPISCSENLLNNALRLFSISL comes from the coding sequence ATGGTGACATCTTTCATGTCAGAGCCAACGCCTGATTTCTCCTCTCTAAAGCTTGTCGACACTCACGCACACATCTCCTTTCCTCAGTTTGATTCAGATAGAGATAGAGTAATCAGGCAGATTGAAGATGAAGAGGTATCTCTTCTAGTTGAGATCGGAACAAATGTAGATGACTCCGAAAGGGCCTTCAGAACCGTTGAAGGACTGAGGAATGCTTTCTTCTCTGCCGGAGTTCATCCTCATGACAGCAGCGGGCTTGATAAAGAGGGTCTTATCAAATTAGAGACTTTGCTTCTGAATGATAAAGGCGTTGCTGTTGGCGAGATAGGACTTGATTTCTTCAGGAATCTTTCTCCTGTTGAAGATCAGGTAAGAGCCTTCAAAGAACAGCTTGAGTTGGCGGCCAGACTGGATCTTCCTGTAGTGGTACACGTTCGGGAGGCCTACTCGGAAGCTTACGAAATACTCAAGGAATTTGGACACTTCAAGGGAGTAATACACGCCTTTTCCGCTGACCTGGAGCATGCGAGAAAGTTCGTGCAGATGGGATTCTTTCTCGGAATCGGCGGGCCGTTAACGTATAAAAAGAATGAAGGGCTCAGAGAGGTAGTTAGGCAAATCTCTCTTGACAGACTCGTTTGTGAAACCGACTGTCCTTATCTTCCGCCGGTCCCATTCAGAGGCAAACGAAACGAGCCCTATTACGTTGGCTATGTCATAAAGGAGATTGCGAATCAGAAAGGAATTTCGCCGATCAGCTGTTCGGAAAACCTCTTAAACAACGCATTGAGACTATTCTCTATCTCACTTTAG
- the ychF gene encoding redox-regulated ATPase YchF: MEIGIFGLPLSGKSTLFTLLTGVEPHSSHKNEAHTAVAKVHDRRVDELSKIFNPKKTVYATVSFTDIPGYDLAANQKEKNRILQFIQNSEAVMAVVRAFKDTSVPWPTGAYTPVKQLETIETELLVRDMEVVEGRLLRLEEAKKKRKLSADEERETELLHLIEKGFDENSFASQLELAEDDLKLLGSLALFTAKPIIVAINLDEDQFSANDYPERETLLQRISERNFAHIELSGKIESELMELSEEDREIFMEELGIFESGIERLSRVVYEHMGLISFLTVGEDEVRAWTIKKNTPAKAAAGKIHTDLERSFIRAEVIPYDEFMTVGSMQEAKAKGMVKIVGKEEIVKDGDIFHVRANA, translated from the coding sequence ATGGAGATAGGCATCTTTGGTCTACCGTTGAGCGGGAAAAGCACGCTGTTCACCCTCCTAACTGGTGTCGAACCCCATTCCAGTCACAAGAACGAGGCTCATACGGCCGTTGCGAAAGTACACGACAGAAGAGTAGATGAACTTTCGAAAATCTTCAATCCAAAAAAGACAGTATATGCAACAGTGTCATTCACCGATATCCCCGGTTACGATCTTGCGGCAAATCAGAAGGAGAAGAATCGTATTCTCCAGTTTATTCAGAATTCAGAGGCCGTTATGGCCGTTGTCCGAGCCTTCAAAGACACATCAGTTCCTTGGCCTACCGGAGCCTACACTCCCGTCAAGCAATTGGAGACGATTGAGACCGAGCTTCTCGTAAGAGACATGGAAGTAGTAGAGGGCAGACTCTTAAGACTTGAAGAAGCGAAGAAGAAACGAAAGCTATCTGCCGACGAAGAAAGGGAGACTGAGCTTCTCCACCTCATCGAGAAGGGCTTCGACGAGAACAGTTTCGCATCGCAACTTGAACTTGCTGAGGATGATTTGAAACTCCTCGGTTCGCTTGCCCTCTTCACAGCGAAGCCGATAATCGTCGCCATCAACCTTGATGAGGATCAGTTCTCCGCTAATGATTACCCCGAACGTGAGACCCTTCTTCAAAGGATAAGTGAAAGAAACTTCGCGCACATTGAACTCTCGGGAAAGATAGAGTCAGAACTTATGGAACTATCCGAGGAGGACAGGGAGATTTTCATGGAAGAGCTTGGAATCTTTGAAAGCGGAATTGAGAGGTTATCGAGAGTTGTCTATGAGCATATGGGTTTGATTTCCTTCTTGACAGTCGGCGAAGATGAAGTAAGGGCATGGACAATAAAGAAAAATACTCCGGCAAAGGCTGCTGCGGGGAAGATACACACGGATCTGGAGAGGAGTTTCATCAGGGCAGAAGTGATACCATATGATGAGTTCATGACGGTAGGGAGCATGCAGGAGGCAAAGGCAAAAGGCATGGTTAAGATCGTCGGCAAGGAGGAGATCGTGAAGGATGGTGACATCTTTCATGTCAGAGCCAACGCCTGA
- a CDS encoding Crp/Fnr family transcriptional regulator, which yields MNPLIFNLGRCTLFGGIRVGELERIFENVKHRISFFLPGELIEEQNSVCDEMLVLLQGQTKAQMQDFSGKVITIETMEAPSILASGFLFATENHLPVDIVSTAKSAILYIERDGILWLCKEYEVFLRNLLRDMGDRLTTLAEKVWMLSLNTLNQRLANFLLRQSDDLGDEFELKTTKEELAGALGVARPSLSRVFSEFVAQGLIKQDGRQIRILDRAALKRISGHTV from the coding sequence TTGAATCCTTTAATTTTCAATCTTGGAAGATGCACTTTATTTGGAGGAATTAGGGTTGGCGAACTAGAAAGGATCTTCGAAAATGTGAAGCACAGGATCAGTTTCTTCCTTCCCGGAGAACTTATCGAAGAACAGAACTCAGTCTGTGATGAAATGCTTGTCCTTCTTCAAGGACAGACAAAGGCACAAATGCAGGATTTTTCCGGCAAGGTCATTACGATTGAAACAATGGAGGCTCCGTCTATACTTGCTTCCGGCTTTCTCTTCGCTACAGAGAATCATCTTCCCGTGGATATCGTCTCTACGGCGAAAAGTGCGATTCTCTACATCGAAAGAGACGGGATTCTCTGGCTTTGTAAGGAGTATGAGGTCTTTTTGAGAAACCTGCTAAGGGATATGGGAGACAGACTGACTACTCTGGCAGAAAAGGTGTGGATGCTCTCTTTGAACACTCTGAATCAAAGGTTGGCAAACTTTCTTCTCAGACAAAGTGACGATCTGGGAGATGAGTTCGAATTGAAGACTACGAAGGAAGAGCTTGCTGGCGCTCTTGGAGTGGCCAGACCCTCCCTGTCAAGGGTCTTCTCTGAGTTTGTTGCGCAGGGGCTAATCAAGCAGGACGGAAGACAGATAAGGATTCTGGACAGAGCCGCCCTGAAGAGGATAAGCGGTCACACAGTGTAG
- a CDS encoding HAD family hydrolase, with product MRLFIFDVGGVVAENTSVVPSISGFLGISKEEFVEIAEMDNLLALQTGRITVEEFVYVFSRKLGRPVPGKIWDMFFKPTPMEETVRIIERLRRKYRVVAGTNTIESHYEIHKSRGDYEVFDRVYASHLIGYAKPDKAFYSHILREENCCAEEAFFTDDTRKNVKAAAELGIVSYHFTDSTALEKRLREYL from the coding sequence TTGAGACTTTTCATATTCGATGTGGGTGGGGTTGTTGCAGAAAATACAAGTGTGGTTCCGTCGATAAGCGGCTTTCTCGGTATCTCGAAAGAGGAGTTTGTGGAGATTGCGGAAATGGATAATCTCCTTGCTTTGCAGACGGGAAGAATCACGGTAGAGGAATTCGTTTACGTTTTCTCTCGAAAGCTCGGTAGACCGGTCCCGGGGAAAATCTGGGACATGTTTTTCAAACCGACTCCAATGGAGGAGACCGTCAGAATAATCGAGAGACTTCGAAGAAAATACAGGGTGGTTGCCGGCACAAATACAATCGAGTCACACTACGAAATACACAAGTCGCGGGGCGACTACGAAGTCTTCGACAGGGTATATGCATCACATTTGATCGGATATGCAAAACCAGACAAGGCATTTTACAGTCATATCCTTCGTGAAGAGAATTGCTGCGCAGAAGAAGCTTTCTTCACGGATGACACGAGAAAAAACGTTAAGGCCGCTGCCGAACTAGGAATTGTTTCTTATCATTTTACTGATTCAACAGCTTTAGAAAAAAGACTCAGAGAATACCTTTGA